One Desulfallas thermosapovorans DSM 6562 DNA segment encodes these proteins:
- a CDS encoding Coenzyme F420 hydrogenase/dehydrogenase, beta subunit C-terminal domain, whose product MPGQERLKNDILSNDLCSACGLCVGLCPYIKTRRDRVRVIYPCGLDQGTCYSVCPKTGLDLGEMDRRVFGREREDQALGVLQGIYFARATAGSKAPGAQYGGVTSALAALALQQGLISGAILTGGEADNPHPALARTAEEVYACAGSKYVGVPTLAELNRALRDGLTGLGVVGRPCQVAAVRKMQQGNLPGAQFNASAVELVLGLFCVASLTPDFYNFLAEQVKGEKIIKMDIPEDGPVVETSAGNYRWSMDDLRPYVHKACNLCLDLTSEWADISVGATEYDKAWNTLVVRSDQGRGLLDLALEKGVIEIKEYPPQRLPVLRRAALNKKMRVLTGKGYQGGLPGCPVVPEEYRRQIEVQWGGVSQ is encoded by the coding sequence ATGCCGGGTCAGGAACGGTTGAAAAATGATATATTATCTAACGATTTATGTTCCGCATGCGGGCTGTGTGTGGGTTTATGCCCATATATAAAAACCAGGCGGGACCGGGTGCGGGTGATTTACCCCTGCGGGCTGGACCAGGGCACCTGTTACAGTGTGTGCCCTAAAACCGGGCTGGATCTGGGTGAAATGGACCGGAGGGTGTTTGGCCGGGAAAGGGAGGATCAGGCCTTGGGGGTGCTGCAGGGCATTTACTTTGCCCGGGCGACGGCGGGTAGTAAAGCCCCCGGTGCTCAGTACGGTGGTGTGACTTCGGCGCTGGCCGCCCTGGCATTACAGCAGGGGTTAATAAGCGGGGCGATACTCACCGGTGGCGAGGCGGACAATCCCCATCCGGCCCTGGCCCGCACGGCAGAGGAGGTATATGCCTGCGCTGGGTCCAAGTATGTAGGTGTACCCACACTGGCAGAGCTGAACCGTGCCCTGCGCGATGGTCTGACGGGCCTGGGGGTGGTGGGTCGGCCCTGCCAGGTGGCGGCGGTGCGTAAAATGCAGCAGGGCAATCTACCGGGGGCACAGTTTAATGCCAGCGCAGTGGAGCTGGTATTGGGGTTATTTTGTGTTGCCTCCCTGACCCCGGACTTTTACAATTTTTTAGCCGAACAGGTCAAGGGAGAGAAAATCATAAAAATGGATATCCCTGAGGACGGTCCGGTGGTGGAAACCAGTGCCGGGAATTACCGCTGGTCCATGGATGACCTGCGTCCCTATGTACACAAAGCATGCAATCTATGCCTGGATCTCACCTCTGAGTGGGCCGATATATCAGTGGGGGCCACGGAGTATGATAAAGCCTGGAATACGCTGGTGGTCCGGTCGGATCAAGGGCGTGGTTTATTGGACTTGGCTCTGGAAAAGGGGGTCATCGAGATAAAGGAATACCCACCCCAAAGGTTGCCTGTATTAAGGCGGGCCGCCCTGAATAAAAAAATGCGGGTGCTGACCGGTAAGGGATATCAAGGGGGCCTGCCGGGCTGCCCGGTGGTACCCGAAGAATATCGCAGGCAAATTGAAGTACAGTGGGGAGGTGTCAGCCAGTGA